The following are encoded together in the Capsulimonas corticalis genome:
- a CDS encoding tetratricopeptide repeat protein, producing MLSRRFRDTNLSSRLSLFESKDWIKNSDASSGQKPLLCIAVLVLTIIAVFGRVGGFDFVRWDDDINVYANSYVSPLNSSNIACFWRAPYMQLYIPLSYTFYALIGFLAKADHFISSASAVPVSLNPHVFHCASIVLHIAATGVVFRILRLLTGKDYAALAGALLFGIHPLQVEAVAWISEMRGMWCSLFSLLALWAYLANAIAMRDGPKTPGSRKRYAVVALFYTCALLCKPTAVALPFVAWVLDYGVVRRPIWLTLRPLCAWLMLSLPWVLVTCKAQPVPAEILVPWWQRPAIAVDAIGFYLAKLLTPYGLAIDYGRSPSYVLHHTSWVYVALAALAFCLCWRSARTSDRLVAAAFGVFIGGLLPVLGLMPFVFQRFSTVADRYAYLPMLGAGLLIAGVLARYPRWKVVSFACIIALMPLSIIQTSYWQDSDRLFSRAVAINPRSTLSYGNIGTLLYDRGDTAGALQCYRKVLEIKPNDEKAHLNIALAYYRMRDYAKAVESFNTTLKINPTNAEAHNDLGVLHAQSGNIPAALAEWREAARLSPGYDEPRVNLARAGQPNL from the coding sequence ATGTTATCTCGACGTTTCCGAGACACAAATCTGTCGTCAAGATTATCTCTCTTCGAATCCAAAGACTGGATTAAGAATTCAGACGCATCTTCCGGTCAGAAACCATTATTATGCATTGCAGTACTCGTGCTCACGATTATTGCTGTGTTTGGCCGTGTAGGTGGATTCGATTTTGTCCGTTGGGATGATGATATCAACGTATATGCCAATTCGTATGTTAGCCCGCTGAACAGCTCGAACATTGCATGTTTCTGGCGCGCCCCTTATATGCAGCTCTACATTCCGCTAAGCTATACTTTTTACGCGCTCATTGGCTTTCTAGCGAAAGCGGACCATTTTATCTCTTCAGCGTCGGCTGTTCCCGTCTCTCTCAATCCCCATGTATTCCACTGTGCGAGCATTGTTTTGCATATTGCCGCAACAGGGGTTGTGTTCCGAATTCTCAGACTTCTGACAGGTAAAGACTACGCAGCCCTCGCGGGTGCGCTGTTGTTCGGGATACATCCTCTGCAAGTAGAGGCGGTTGCGTGGATCTCCGAAATGCGTGGCATGTGGTGTAGTTTATTTTCCCTTCTGGCGCTTTGGGCGTATCTTGCAAACGCGATCGCTATGCGTGATGGGCCGAAAACACCTGGATCAAGGAAGCGATACGCTGTTGTCGCCTTATTCTATACCTGCGCATTGCTGTGCAAGCCGACAGCCGTGGCGCTCCCATTCGTCGCTTGGGTGCTCGATTACGGCGTTGTGAGACGTCCGATCTGGCTGACATTACGACCGCTATGTGCCTGGCTAATGCTTTCGCTCCCCTGGGTTCTGGTGACATGCAAGGCGCAGCCAGTTCCGGCGGAAATTCTCGTGCCATGGTGGCAACGCCCGGCAATCGCCGTTGATGCAATCGGCTTTTATCTCGCCAAACTGCTCACACCGTATGGTCTGGCGATTGACTATGGACGTTCCCCAAGCTACGTGCTGCACCACACGTCATGGGTTTATGTCGCCTTGGCAGCATTAGCGTTCTGCCTTTGCTGGCGGAGCGCGAGAACCTCTGATCGCCTCGTCGCTGCCGCTTTCGGCGTGTTCATTGGCGGGCTGCTGCCTGTGCTTGGCCTAATGCCGTTTGTGTTCCAGCGCTTCTCGACGGTCGCAGACCGATACGCCTACCTACCGATGTTGGGGGCAGGACTTCTGATCGCCGGAGTGCTAGCGCGCTATCCACGGTGGAAAGTGGTGAGCTTCGCTTGCATCATCGCCCTCATGCCCCTCAGCATAATTCAGACGAGCTATTGGCAGGATAGCGACCGTCTCTTTAGTCGCGCTGTCGCAATCAATCCGCGTAGCACACTATCCTACGGTAACATCGGGACATTGCTTTATGATCGCGGCGATACCGCAGGCGCGCTGCAATGTTACCGAAAAGTGCTGGAGATCAAGCCGAATGACGAGAAAGCCCATCTCAATATTGCCCTAGCCTATTATCGGATGCGGGACTATGCGAAAGCGGTCGAAAGCTTCAATACCACCCTGAAGATCAACCCCACGAACGCCGAGGCCCACAACGACCTCGGTGTGCTTCATGCGCAATCCGGCAATATTCCGGCAGCGCTGGCCGAGTGGCGGGAAGCCGCAAGGCTTTCGCCCGGATACGATGAGCCACGCGTCAATTTGGCGCGCGCGGGGCAACCCAATCTTTAA
- a CDS encoding fibronectin type III domain-containing protein translates to MIRKFSKKLSFYFSCAAASMIPMTANADCIPPPAPSGVVATPGDGAITITWIPVNGATAGYGISYGTTPADAFQKPYSGGSAGASYTFSGLKNNITYYFAVYANKDVCSSDPSAMVSQTLTLDPPTGVTAGAGPTDDSVVVKWNPVSGADNYYVNYGTTPIAASAHPNGPFDLGSTGSSLTVGGLPSGVYFFQTYSANLGGVTPGPMVRALVGHPQVPPYADARPKDAPPCDCGPSAYDPVDLTNGTEDYDPAPDLVAYNPSGPKASFQRQYSSDRALTGAASPGLSAGWTHGYDITIQPSQLSSWGSLKMIYPNGASETLVPNLDGSGQPTGTFAAVSGAPYYVTGVAGSTAGQWSSLTLVNSDRSQWRFVPFGGLFVLGRITDRMGHSIVLNWNGDRTLTSVADASSGAALLTFTYNSGNLSSVADNSGRKVTYGWTTPASVALNCLTTVSQVSDAGASPQPAHWTYGYSAFFGQPLLGNITVPSPTGHGTSTSHIVYDSKGAVAALVDANGNIRSYKASAGATMVEVKNSNKTLSQMTYSYDGLGRSNGIKDVYNRTATIEYLDPTNPSKFTKQTDLAGKITTMTYDAFGNITGVTNPRGVATSFSYDYSLFPLGRLLSVQPGTNFSSPRMPSSISYYEPSGLISSVTEPAPGSIGSGSSVSTNFNYDALGNVTRIVTPGTDATLISGVDQGIVTTLNYATDGSYTQAPAVGQPIVITDNLGKATHLRYDSHGNLIAMTDAIGNETDISYNIADQPTTTTLPATGQTGSGRAKQVAAYLFPGGPIVSLTSYDESGNQVRQIVYNYGLEGELLSVTGSPDPVSYTYDALYRLKSLTDAGGHTTRYYYHPTGELATVIYPGGETVQLPSYDAVGNVLMRVDGRGVETDYQYNDAEQRLTDIIYPLDTAKSVHYGYDSYGRRSSMADGTGATTYSYDDRDLLQWATTSYAGLASQSVLYTYQPNASRKSMGTPAGTFQYSYDVDGQLHKVTNPFGEVDTLSYLDNGWVSSHQHGNGVLTNFAYNALGQLSSLSHQSPTGDLLSKFDSLMYDGLGNRTSMTATIPGHTGYSGTTTFTYDALSRLVQEQSTRNGGYTNLFSYDAAGNPLTMRGGSNSFNANNQNAGFTYDLNGNPTAYRGVSLSYDEENRLVTNGH, encoded by the coding sequence GTGATCAGAAAGTTTTCAAAGAAGTTAAGTTTTTATTTCTCATGCGCAGCAGCATCAATGATCCCGATGACAGCAAACGCCGACTGTATACCGCCACCAGCGCCGAGCGGAGTCGTAGCGACCCCCGGTGATGGTGCAATCACCATCACTTGGATCCCAGTTAATGGCGCAACAGCAGGTTATGGAATTTCCTATGGGACAACCCCTGCTGATGCGTTCCAGAAACCTTACAGCGGTGGTAGCGCCGGCGCTTCCTACACATTTAGTGGGCTTAAGAACAACATCACTTACTATTTCGCAGTTTATGCGAATAAGGATGTATGCTCCAGCGATCCTTCAGCCATGGTGTCTCAAACACTCACGTTAGACCCTCCCACCGGCGTGACAGCGGGAGCGGGACCAACTGATGACAGCGTGGTGGTCAAGTGGAACCCCGTGTCAGGTGCAGACAATTACTACGTGAACTATGGCACTACGCCTATTGCGGCGAGCGCACATCCTAATGGCCCTTTTGACCTGGGCTCTACCGGTAGCTCTCTGACTGTTGGCGGTCTGCCGAGCGGCGTCTATTTCTTCCAGACTTACTCAGCTAACCTGGGTGGTGTTACGCCGGGCCCGATGGTGAGGGCACTCGTAGGCCACCCGCAAGTGCCGCCATACGCGGACGCGAGGCCGAAAGATGCGCCCCCATGCGACTGCGGACCTTCAGCTTACGATCCAGTTGACCTTACGAACGGTACCGAGGACTACGACCCGGCTCCTGATCTCGTCGCATACAATCCCTCCGGGCCGAAGGCTTCTTTTCAACGGCAATACAGCAGTGACCGTGCGCTAACGGGCGCAGCGTCTCCTGGTCTGTCAGCTGGCTGGACCCATGGGTATGACATCACAATTCAGCCGTCCCAGCTTTCAAGCTGGGGATCGCTCAAAATGATTTATCCCAATGGCGCAAGCGAGACGCTGGTTCCAAACCTTGATGGTAGTGGCCAGCCAACCGGAACGTTTGCCGCTGTATCTGGCGCGCCTTACTATGTCACTGGAGTTGCGGGAAGCACTGCGGGCCAGTGGAGTTCCCTCACCCTGGTAAACAGCGATCGCAGTCAGTGGAGATTCGTTCCATTCGGTGGACTGTTTGTGCTTGGTCGAATAACAGATCGTATGGGGCACTCTATTGTTCTCAACTGGAACGGAGATCGAACTCTGACATCAGTAGCGGACGCCTCATCTGGAGCTGCATTGCTCACGTTCACTTATAACAGTGGGAATCTGTCATCCGTCGCTGATAACTCTGGCCGCAAGGTTACGTATGGATGGACTACTCCTGCCTCAGTCGCTCTCAATTGCTTGACAACTGTCTCGCAGGTGTCGGATGCCGGCGCTTCGCCCCAGCCCGCGCACTGGACGTATGGCTACAGTGCCTTCTTTGGCCAACCGTTGTTGGGGAATATCACCGTACCAAGTCCGACAGGGCACGGTACGAGCACTAGCCACATCGTGTATGACTCCAAAGGTGCCGTTGCAGCGCTCGTTGACGCGAATGGCAACATCCGCAGCTATAAGGCATCCGCCGGCGCGACAATGGTAGAAGTTAAGAATAGCAACAAAACATTGTCCCAAATGACATACAGCTACGATGGCTTAGGCCGAAGTAATGGGATAAAGGACGTCTACAACCGAACGGCCACTATAGAATATCTTGACCCCACTAACCCGTCCAAGTTTACAAAGCAAACGGATTTAGCCGGCAAGATCACGACAATGACGTATGATGCTTTCGGAAATATAACGGGAGTGACGAATCCACGTGGCGTCGCAACGAGTTTCAGTTACGATTATAGCCTGTTTCCCTTAGGACGTCTTCTAAGTGTACAGCCGGGAACAAATTTCTCCTCGCCACGAATGCCTAGCTCGATATCGTATTACGAGCCATCCGGCCTGATAAGCTCGGTTACGGAGCCAGCCCCAGGCAGCATCGGCAGTGGTTCTTCCGTAAGCACCAATTTCAATTACGACGCATTAGGCAATGTGACACGTATTGTGACACCCGGAACAGACGCCACGTTGATTTCAGGCGTCGATCAAGGCATCGTAACGACGCTCAACTACGCAACAGATGGGTCCTACACACAAGCTCCCGCTGTCGGGCAGCCGATTGTCATTACGGATAACCTCGGAAAGGCCACTCATCTCCGTTACGATTCTCATGGCAATTTAATCGCCATGACCGACGCAATTGGCAATGAGACGGACATCTCTTACAATATTGCCGATCAGCCTACGACGACGACATTGCCGGCAACAGGACAGACGGGATCCGGTCGGGCGAAGCAAGTTGCAGCATATTTGTTCCCAGGTGGCCCAATTGTTTCACTGACCTCGTATGATGAGAGCGGAAATCAGGTGCGCCAGATTGTATACAATTATGGTTTGGAAGGAGAGCTACTCTCTGTCACTGGAAGTCCAGACCCAGTATCATACACTTACGACGCCCTATATCGTCTTAAGTCGTTGACCGACGCCGGTGGTCACACCACCCGGTACTATTACCATCCCACGGGTGAGCTTGCGACTGTTATCTATCCTGGTGGAGAAACCGTCCAACTGCCAAGCTATGACGCCGTGGGCAATGTGCTGATGCGGGTAGACGGGCGCGGCGTGGAAACTGACTACCAATATAATGATGCGGAGCAGCGACTGACGGATATCATTTATCCGTTGGACACAGCAAAGAGTGTTCACTATGGCTACGACAGCTACGGGCGGCGCTCGTCCATGGCGGATGGTACAGGTGCAACCACCTATTCGTATGATGACCGCGATCTTTTGCAATGGGCTACGACAAGCTACGCAGGGCTTGCATCGCAGTCGGTATTGTATACGTACCAACCAAACGCAAGCCGAAAGTCTATGGGCACTCCTGCTGGTACGTTCCAATACAGCTATGATGTAGACGGCCAGCTACACAAGGTCACCAATCCGTTTGGTGAAGTTGATACGCTTAGCTACTTGGATAATGGATGGGTAAGCAGTCATCAGCATGGAAATGGCGTTCTTACGAATTTCGCTTATAACGCTCTAGGACAACTTTCAAGTCTCAGTCACCAGTCGCCAACTGGGGACTTGCTTTCAAAGTTTGATTCGCTTATGTACGACGGCCTCGGCAACCGCACCTCGATGACGGCGACAATCCCAGGGCACACCGGATATAGCGGCACAACCACATTCACCTACGATGCGCTCAGTCGCCTGGTGCAAGAACAGTCAACGCGCAACGGCGGTTATACCAACCTGTTTTCCTATGACGCAGCGGGAAACCCATTGACAATGCGCGGCGGGTCCAACTCGTTCAACGCCAATAATCAGAATGCTGGCTTTACGTATGACCTTAACGGCAACCCAACGGCATACCGGGGGGTCTCCCTCTCGTATGACGAAGAGAACAGGCTGGTTACCAATGGACATTGA
- a CDS encoding fibronectin type III domain-containing protein, with product MNYYYVVTATGAGGTSALSNEASALPTGPPIAPGTLAAVSLYEQISLTWSASPGATSYNLGRSTTPGGPYSPLVTSANTGYTDQSAAAGTTYYYVVSATNAYATSGNSNEVSAAALLRSPGVIGITVTPGNSQLGLHWPATNGAIGYNIKRSLSSEGTYTTIASGISSTSYTDSSLINGTNYFYVVSSVSNLGETFDSTEAVGTPRAATSAAVSSTAYGYNGDGLRAWKQNALGRTYYLYDGSLSVCELASNGNVTAVNTFIGSNVSSRRDGSVSTLYNFDPQGNPAERMDAQGSTVAEYMFDAYGLRVGTDNSADPYSGFGGEWGYNTDPDTGLELLTHRYYDPAIGSFLTRDPIGYNGGGNLYRYTINNPIIYSDPEGTDIKGNWNKFTNKAGKIWSETSGAVKRVYGMVGVGIAALNFLTPAINHIYDWQITGIRTECYQNLDKNRKWYDNGGSGKDGYEKESPFMGYLTFQEYEGAVVDKAHAKSLSAVETSAADAMSDYYNGVAGVK from the coding sequence GTGAACTACTATTACGTTGTCACTGCCACGGGCGCAGGTGGAACAAGCGCATTGTCGAACGAAGCAAGCGCGCTGCCAACAGGGCCTCCAATAGCGCCCGGCACGCTCGCCGCCGTATCTCTGTATGAGCAAATATCACTCACATGGTCGGCATCGCCAGGGGCGACTTCGTACAACCTCGGCCGTTCGACTACCCCAGGAGGACCATATTCGCCCCTCGTCACGAGCGCCAATACTGGCTATACAGATCAGTCGGCAGCAGCAGGCACTACCTATTACTACGTCGTATCCGCTACGAACGCCTACGCAACAAGCGGAAATTCCAATGAAGTATCAGCGGCGGCGCTCCTGCGCTCTCCTGGCGTCATCGGCATAACTGTGACGCCAGGCAATTCACAATTGGGTCTTCATTGGCCTGCGACAAATGGCGCAATAGGATATAACATTAAGCGCTCACTGTCCTCGGAGGGTACATATACTACGATTGCATCGGGGATTTCCTCAACCTCCTATACCGATAGCAGTTTAATCAACGGCACAAATTACTTCTACGTCGTAAGCAGCGTATCGAATCTGGGTGAAACATTTGATTCCACAGAGGCTGTCGGGACGCCTCGGGCTGCCACTTCAGCGGCTGTTAGCAGCACGGCCTATGGATACAACGGTGACGGCCTGCGTGCTTGGAAGCAAAACGCTCTCGGACGCACCTATTACCTCTATGATGGTAGTCTTTCCGTATGCGAACTGGCATCCAATGGCAATGTAACTGCCGTCAATACATTTATTGGATCCAATGTCTCCTCTAGAAGAGACGGATCTGTAAGTACGCTATATAATTTTGACCCTCAGGGAAATCCCGCAGAAAGGATGGATGCCCAGGGTAGTACCGTCGCTGAATACATGTTCGATGCATATGGCCTCAGAGTTGGTACTGATAATTCCGCAGATCCGTATAGCGGATTTGGAGGCGAATGGGGCTATAATACCGATCCAGATACGGGATTAGAGCTACTGACGCACCGATACTATGATCCTGCCATTGGTAGCTTTTTAACGCGCGACCCAATTGGTTACAATGGAGGGGGAAATTTATATAGATATACCATAAATAATCCCATTATCTATTCTGACCCCGAAGGAACCGACATCAAGGGGAATTGGAATAAATTCACCAATAAGGCGGGTAAAATATGGTCTGAGACCAGTGGTGCGGTAAAGCGGGTATACGGAATGGTTGGGGTCGGGATAGCTGCTCTTAATTTCTTAACGCCTGCCATCAACCATATATATGACTGGCAGATCACCGGTATACGGACTGAATGCTATCAAAACTTGGATAAAAATAGGAAATGGTATGATAATGGTGGAAGTGGGAAAGATGGATATGAAAAAGAAAGTCCGTTTATGGGCTATTTGACATTTCAAGAATATGAAGGAGCCGTCGTCGATAAAGCTCATGCTAAATCATTAAGCGCAGTGGAGACATCAGCGGCAGACGCAATGTCAGACTATTATAATGGCGTTGCAGGAGTAAAGTAA
- a CDS encoding Fic family protein, protein MKWNWQLPDWPNFTWDAARLRTAEQAFLLGSGMLSGTIKHLSADDQELLAVETMSTEALTTSEIEGEILDRASVQSSIRKHLGLATDNRRIGPKEHGIAEIMVDLYQTAKIPLSEDMLFKWHRLVMSGIYFVRNPGAYRTDTEAMQIVSGNLGDPRVHFEAPPSVQVPVEMSRFIDWFNSTAPEGAQHLPVLTRAGIAHLYFESIHPFEDGNGRIGRAIAEKALAQALGQPGLTALAATILSQRKKYYAALEAASTHNEITDWLLWFAGMAVEAQRRTLAQVAFLIDKAKLFDRLRGQLNPRQEKALLRMFQEGPGGFEGGMSAGKYAAITGASPATTTRDLVDLVSKNALSRDGEHKHARYQLMIPLRLAKTITINSQGELVEGE, encoded by the coding sequence ATGAAATGGAATTGGCAACTGCCAGACTGGCCGAATTTCACCTGGGATGCTGCACGTCTGCGCACGGCGGAACAAGCTTTTCTGCTTGGCAGTGGCATGTTAAGCGGCACGATAAAGCATCTGAGCGCCGATGATCAAGAACTTCTGGCTGTCGAGACCATGAGCACCGAAGCGCTGACGACCTCGGAAATCGAAGGCGAAATCCTTGACCGCGCCAGTGTTCAGTCCTCCATCCGCAAGCATCTTGGCCTTGCAACCGACAATCGGCGCATAGGCCCAAAGGAGCACGGGATTGCCGAAATCATGGTGGATCTTTATCAGACTGCCAAAATACCCTTATCCGAGGATATGCTGTTCAAGTGGCATCGCCTGGTTATGAGCGGTATCTACTTTGTAAGGAATCCTGGCGCCTATCGCACGGATACGGAGGCAATGCAAATCGTCTCGGGCAATCTTGGTGACCCGCGCGTGCATTTTGAAGCGCCGCCGTCCGTTCAGGTTCCTGTCGAGATGAGCCGCTTCATTGATTGGTTCAATAGCACCGCCCCAGAGGGAGCACAGCATTTACCCGTTCTAACAAGGGCAGGAATTGCACACCTCTACTTTGAAAGCATTCACCCGTTCGAGGATGGTAATGGGCGTATTGGTCGGGCCATCGCAGAGAAAGCTTTAGCGCAGGCGTTAGGACAGCCAGGGCTCACCGCACTTGCCGCCACGATCCTGAGCCAGCGCAAGAAATATTATGCGGCTTTGGAAGCCGCCAGCACCCATAACGAAATCACCGATTGGCTGCTGTGGTTCGCTGGTATGGCTGTTGAGGCCCAGCGGCGCACGCTTGCTCAGGTGGCGTTCCTGATCGACAAGGCCAAATTATTTGATCGCTTACGTGGTCAGCTCAACCCACGACAGGAAAAGGCACTGCTGCGCATGTTTCAAGAAGGGCCTGGCGGTTTTGAAGGTGGCATGAGCGCCGGAAAATATGCTGCGATCACCGGGGCGTCGCCGGCGACGACGACACGTGATCTTGTTGATCTGGTAAGCAAAAATGCACTGAGCCGCGATGGGGAACATAAGCATGCCCGCTATCAATTGATGATTCCGTTACGCCTAGCGAAAACAATCACGATCAACTCTCAGGGGGAATTAGTAGAGGGAGAATAA
- a CDS encoding recombinase family protein: MFVGYARVSTEEQKLELQRDALANAGIDRIFHDKMSGRRKDRPGLKAALASMQRGDTLVIWKLSRLGRSLKELIDTLQLLQEKGISLKSLNESIDTNTATGKLLFNVMGAVAQFEAESGAENTCAGLASARARGRMGGRPRAMDAQTVAKARLLFSTEPKRSAREICRELNVSKATLYRHL; encoded by the coding sequence ATGTTTGTAGGCTATGCACGGGTTTCGACGGAAGAGCAAAAGCTGGAATTACAGCGCGATGCCTTAGCCAACGCTGGAATAGACCGCATCTTTCACGACAAGATGTCGGGGCGGCGCAAAGACCGGCCCGGCCTCAAGGCAGCGTTAGCGAGCATGCAACGCGGCGATACGCTTGTGATTTGGAAATTGTCCCGCCTAGGGCGTTCTCTCAAAGAACTAATCGACACGCTCCAACTCCTGCAAGAAAAAGGCATCAGCCTTAAAAGTCTCAATGAATCCATCGACACCAACACCGCGACCGGCAAATTGCTCTTCAACGTGATGGGCGCGGTGGCGCAGTTCGAGGCAGAATCCGGCGCTGAGAATACTTGCGCCGGGTTGGCTTCGGCGCGCGCCAGAGGCCGCATGGGCGGCAGGCCGCGCGCGATGGACGCCCAAACGGTCGCGAAAGCGCGGCTGCTATTCAGTACGGAGCCAAAACGCTCCGCACGGGAGATTTGCCGTGAACTCAATGTCTCCAAGGCGACACTCTATCGCCATTTATGA
- a CDS encoding helix-turn-helix domain-containing protein — MEKRSALAIKVGQAVRRIRKEQNRSQELFADDCGINRTYMGNIERGEKVISIDMAKKIATNLGLTLAQFFALIEE, encoded by the coding sequence ATGGAAAAAAGATCTGCGCTAGCAATCAAGGTAGGCCAAGCTGTGCGGCGCATCCGTAAAGAGCAAAACCGCTCCCAAGAACTTTTCGCCGATGATTGCGGCATCAACCGAACCTATATGGGCAATATTGAGCGCGGCGAAAAAGTGATCTCAATTGACATGGCAAAGAAGATCGCGACAAATCTGGGCTTGACCCTGGCGCAGTTTTTCGCACTGATCGAAGAATGA
- a CDS encoding DNA polymerase Y family protein, whose protein sequence is MIACIWMRLIGVACERARLPHLIDQPFILASDDGIVKCASPEARAQGIRRGLNTTTAVALCEHLIVLPYDQSAYTEAAETIWDVIAVETSSVEPIDAELCYAEFDGPAVIERINALAASIAQRLEIPIAVGVGATKLVARAAAQRSQPQTADSYVVAVGPGDEAQALTPLPLAFLDAIDAKLHQRLTKLGITTIGALHAIPPGELERQVKDPLALRLRRLAVGLDSSPVRRLWPQATIEQDYIFDDEVRQEQAILQALQKCSADMAAKLRACGKYCRALALTVQLADGAYVQEKEYLYSPTHDTVTVFRIAGRLLNRLRIRQAIQQVRLTASGIDAGGAVQLTLLNPMNGQDSFPHERQISLNAELCTLRRRYGPTSVISAALLQQSHAIHLWTYALTKRHNERVRVITDPNGSPIRCFRNLGYRQGARHETQQGGNQIEIWRVTDRWRAAAWSWGKIVETDAYRVMTSTHGAYELQRIGDEWRLRGIAD, encoded by the coding sequence TTGATTGCTTGCATATGGATGAGATTGATCGGCGTTGCTTGTGAGCGCGCCCGCCTGCCGCATTTGATTGATCAGCCTTTTATTTTAGCCAGTGATGACGGTATCGTAAAATGCGCTTCCCCGGAAGCGCGCGCCCAAGGCATCAGGCGCGGCTTGAACACCACCACTGCCGTTGCGCTTTGTGAGCATTTGATTGTGCTGCCCTATGATCAGAGCGCTTATACCGAAGCCGCCGAAACGATCTGGGATGTGATCGCCGTGGAAACCAGCAGCGTCGAACCGATTGATGCCGAACTATGCTACGCCGAATTTGACGGCCCCGCCGTGATCGAACGCATCAATGCGCTGGCGGCAAGCATTGCGCAGCGGCTGGAAATCCCCATTGCGGTGGGTGTCGGTGCCACCAAACTGGTGGCCCGCGCTGCGGCGCAGCGCAGCCAGCCCCAAACAGCGGATAGCTATGTCGTCGCCGTTGGCCCTGGGGATGAAGCCCAAGCGCTGACCCCGCTGCCGCTGGCCTTCCTCGACGCCATCGACGCCAAACTGCATCAGCGCCTCACCAAGCTTGGCATCACCACGATTGGCGCGCTGCATGCCATCCCGCCGGGCGAATTGGAACGCCAAGTCAAAGACCCATTGGCGCTGCGGCTGCGCCGTCTTGCTGTCGGCTTGGACAGTAGCCCGGTGCGTCGGCTCTGGCCGCAAGCCACCATCGAACAGGATTATATATTTGATGATGAAGTGCGGCAGGAACAGGCGATCTTGCAGGCGCTGCAAAAATGCAGCGCTGACATGGCAGCGAAACTGCGCGCCTGCGGCAAATACTGCCGCGCCCTGGCGCTGACGGTGCAATTGGCCGATGGCGCTTACGTACAGGAGAAAGAATATCTCTATTCCCCCACTCATGATACTGTCACCGTCTTCCGCATCGCCGGGCGGCTACTGAACCGGCTGCGCATTCGGCAGGCAATCCAGCAAGTGCGCCTTACGGCCTCCGGGATCGACGCCGGCGGCGCGGTGCAACTGACGCTGCTCAATCCGATGAACGGCCAAGACAGTTTCCCGCATGAACGCCAAATTAGCCTGAATGCTGAACTGTGCACACTGCGGCGGCGCTACGGTCCCACGTCGGTGATTTCAGCGGCATTACTGCAACAATCGCATGCTATCCATCTGTGGACCTATGCGCTGACCAAACGCCATAATGAGCGCGTCCGCGTCATCACTGATCCCAATGGTTCACCTATTCGCTGCTTTCGCAATCTAGGTTATCGGCAGGGTGCACGCCATGAAACACAGCAGGGCGGCAATCAAATTGAGATTTGGCGCGTCACCGACCGCTGGCGCGCCGCCGCCTGGTCCTGGGGCAAAATTGTCGAGACTGACGCCTACCGGGTGATGACCAGCACCCATGGCGCTTATGAATTACAGCGCATCGGCGATGAATGGCGGCTGCGCGGGATTGCTGATTAA